In the genome of Coraliomargarita algicola, one region contains:
- a CDS encoding mechanosensitive ion channel family protein: MKPLDLPTILHTLAVLCIGLFLVFFIGRLLTRVLKPRFSPHHLLLAQKSFLYVGIVLVVCTVLIQLQVNLTAVLGAAGIVSVAIGFAAQTSLSNLISGLFLLGERPFEVGDTIIVSGTRGVVLSIDLLSVKLRTVDNLFVRMPNETLIKAEVTTVTRFPIRRMDINIGVAYKEDVKKVIRVLKEIADSNPHCLNEPEPLVLFKDFGASSLDFLLGVWFEKSKFVDLKNGIMQDIKERFDQEGIEIAFPHLTVYAGSETPPFPVSVTQQADELNK, from the coding sequence ATGAAACCGCTAGACCTACCGACCATCCTCCACACTCTGGCCGTCCTCTGCATCGGACTCTTCTTGGTATTCTTCATCGGGCGCCTACTCACTCGCGTGCTGAAGCCGCGCTTCTCGCCTCACCACCTACTGCTCGCGCAAAAATCCTTCCTCTATGTCGGCATCGTACTGGTCGTCTGCACAGTGCTGATCCAGCTACAGGTCAACCTGACCGCCGTGCTCGGTGCGGCGGGCATCGTCAGCGTAGCCATCGGATTCGCCGCGCAAACCAGTCTATCCAATCTGATCAGCGGCCTATTTTTGCTCGGCGAACGCCCCTTCGAAGTCGGCGATACCATTATCGTCAGCGGCACCCGCGGCGTCGTGCTCTCCATCGACTTACTTTCGGTCAAACTACGCACAGTCGACAACCTCTTCGTGCGCATGCCCAACGAAACACTGATCAAAGCCGAGGTCACCACCGTCACCCGCTTCCCGATCCGACGCATGGACATCAATATCGGGGTCGCCTACAAAGAAGACGTCAAGAAGGTCATCCGCGTATTAAAAGAAATCGCCGACAGCAACCCACACTGCCTCAACGAGCCAGAGCCGCTCGTACTCTTTAAAGACTTTGGAGCCTCCTCACTCGATTTCCTACTAGGCGTCTGGTTTGAGAAGAGCAAATTCGTCGATCTCAAAAACGGCATCATGCAAGACATCAAAGAACGCTTCGACCAAGAAGGCATCGAGATCGCCTTCCCACACCTAACCGTGTATGCCGGCAGTGAAACGCCGCCTTTCCCCGTGAGCGTGACTCAACAAGCAGACGAACTGAATAAGTAG
- a CDS encoding DUF432 domain-containing protein: protein MSSDTSPWGLHPFSNQKEIRLQWEQLRIRIVKRGSDLLLVENRDGSHSGIQLGTYPESDFRRYAFQSPVESIHVQPRTPDRPLVVQPIHPLRLAPRAKVEFYVSIPLDIQLFAGEGKSGESIERIRGEILSDTWFGDLAGGVLCYAIKSRARRECPTIDSETTARALCKVEIHNRSIEQLHCTKFCLRLDHCHLWRSEASLWTSPVHIRFNGNDQLSSIDYSEKAPSEAPQATKITEATEAPLSGLIRRTFAGLGNSLT, encoded by the coding sequence ATGTCATCCGACACTTCCCCCTGGGGCTTACATCCATTTTCCAATCAAAAAGAGATCCGTCTCCAATGGGAACAACTCCGCATCCGCATCGTTAAACGCGGCAGTGATCTACTATTGGTCGAGAACCGTGACGGCAGCCACAGCGGCATCCAACTCGGAACCTATCCGGAGTCCGACTTTCGGCGCTATGCTTTCCAAAGCCCGGTCGAAAGTATCCATGTGCAACCACGCACCCCCGATCGCCCGCTCGTCGTTCAACCCATTCACCCGCTACGCCTAGCACCGCGGGCCAAGGTCGAGTTCTACGTCTCAATTCCATTGGACATTCAACTCTTCGCCGGCGAAGGCAAGTCAGGCGAAAGCATCGAACGCATCCGCGGCGAGATTCTCTCCGACACATGGTTCGGCGATCTGGCCGGCGGGGTGCTCTGCTACGCGATCAAGAGTCGCGCCCGCCGCGAATGCCCTACGATCGACTCTGAAACCACCGCTCGCGCCCTGTGCAAAGTCGAAATTCACAACCGCTCGATCGAGCAACTGCACTGCACCAAGTTTTGCCTACGCCTGGACCACTGCCACCTGTGGCGCAGCGAGGCCTCACTCTGGACCTCTCCGGTGCATATACGCTTCAATGGCAACGACCAGCTCAGCTCGATCGACTACAGCGAGAAAGCTCCCAGCGAAGCGCCGCAGGCCACAAAAATAACCGAGGCCACCGAAGCGCCCCTCAGCGGCCTCATTCGACGCACATTTGCCGGACTCGGCAACTCACTCACATAG
- a CDS encoding putative 4-mercaptohistidine N1-methyltransferase yields MMSENNPYESDELLQQYLVFHYASAAEQFPYSLGGGDALDFPKRCALEGPEFARLPADARALDLGCSVGRSSFELARHCKEVIGVDYSQAFIHAASRMASDGRHAATRLDEGSTTTQLLLELDPTIDRSRVHFEQGDAQHIREDIGQFDLVVACNLICRLPEPMRLLRRLPELVRPGGQLFITTPFTWLEEYTASANWLGDGAADSFAGLRQALQPAFVLEAQWDMPFLIREHARKFQYSIAQASRWRRV; encoded by the coding sequence ATGATGTCAGAAAATAACCCTTACGAGTCCGATGAGCTGTTGCAGCAGTATTTAGTGTTTCATTATGCCAGTGCCGCGGAGCAATTTCCATATTCTTTGGGTGGAGGCGATGCCTTGGACTTTCCAAAGCGCTGTGCACTGGAGGGGCCGGAATTTGCGCGCTTGCCGGCGGATGCGCGTGCGCTGGACCTTGGTTGTTCGGTCGGGCGTTCAAGCTTTGAGCTGGCGCGTCATTGTAAAGAGGTGATTGGGGTGGATTATTCGCAGGCCTTTATTCATGCAGCGAGCCGCATGGCGAGCGATGGGCGGCATGCGGCGACGCGACTGGACGAAGGTTCCACGACGACGCAGCTCCTACTGGAGCTCGATCCCACGATTGATCGCAGTCGCGTGCACTTTGAGCAAGGCGATGCGCAGCATATCCGCGAAGACATTGGGCAATTCGACCTCGTGGTCGCTTGTAATTTGATCTGTCGGCTGCCCGAGCCGATGCGTTTACTGCGGCGTTTACCAGAGCTCGTGAGGCCTGGGGGGCAGCTCTTTATCACGACTCCCTTTACTTGGTTGGAAGAGTACACTGCATCGGCCAATTGGCTCGGCGATGGGGCGGCCGACTCTTTTGCCGGCCTGCGTCAGGCGCTGCAGCCCGCCTTCGTGCTGGAGGCGCAGTGGGATATGCCCTTTTTGATTCGGGAGCATGCGCGCAAGTTTCAATACAGTATCGCGCAAGCGAGCCGCTGGCGTCGCGTGTAG
- the rpsT gene encoding 30S ribosomal protein S20, protein MANTKSALKYIRKTETRALRNRQVKTRLKTFYKKVAAAAAAGDKDALSVAVRNYISTLDKAGKNGLVHPNKIARHKARCAQLLAA, encoded by the coding sequence ATGGCTAACACAAAATCAGCACTTAAATACATCCGTAAGACAGAGACTCGCGCTCTGCGTAATCGTCAGGTCAAGACTCGTCTTAAGACTTTCTATAAGAAGGTTGCTGCTGCGGCGGCTGCGGGTGATAAGGACGCGCTTTCGGTTGCTGTTCGTAATTACATCTCCACTCTTGATAAGGCTGGTAAGAATGGCTTGGTGCATCCTAACAAGATCGCTCGTCATAAGGCGCGTTGCGCACAGCTTCTTGCTGCCTAA
- the yajC gene encoding preprotein translocase subunit YajC, whose translation MSISEISTLLPLAQAAPGGGLGQFLPIILLFVGMWFLIIAPQRKRQKAHDKMLSELKTGDEIITSGGLYGTITNVKDDRFVVRIADNTKVELGKGFVANKVEAADAK comes from the coding sequence ATGTCAATTTCTGAAATTTCAACGCTCCTTCCACTCGCTCAGGCAGCTCCTGGCGGCGGTCTCGGTCAGTTCCTGCCGATCATTCTACTCTTCGTCGGTATGTGGTTCCTGATCATTGCGCCACAGCGCAAGCGTCAGAAGGCACACGATAAGATGCTCAGCGAGCTGAAGACTGGCGACGAGATCATCACCTCGGGTGGTCTTTACGGCACCATTACCAATGTAAAGGACGATCGTTTTGTCGTTCGTATTGCGGATAACACTAAGGTTGAGCTTGGTAAGGGCTTTGTCGCGAACAAAGTTGAGGCGGCAGACGCTAAGTAA
- the secD gene encoding protein translocase subunit SecD, whose translation MSGNILWKFLLTAAIIFWCVMSITPLQDRPFEDYIVSQVTADQAEFTDVLQRAQARVDAGDSPTLFIALRDLGVEEAINYAKFFPQINVADIANQDKRNDILLKHILKKAQSQLRLGLDLKGGVGVTLKIDESSQAELNQFEQAEQLKDAISIMAERLDGMGVAEPVIRASGDNAIEIQLAGLSTKDNPEVIDAVKKPARLEFRAVHPSLTPDTTPANRYPVGYEVLAEEIEDHRSGETYERRQFVKLIPEATGEIVDDAFASQTQAGGFQINLVMTSEGADIFRSVTERMVGQPLAIVLDGKLYSAPTIQGVLSKNAQITGNFSQREAIELANVLNNPLAVELRVDEMYEVGPTMAAGARDSSISAAQWGAIAVVGFMVVYYFLGGLVAVVSALINVVIVLGVLASLGATLTLPGVAALVLTLGMGVDANILIFERLREELRAGKSIKNATAGAFEKVTSTIVDANVTTLITASILIWLGTGPVKGFGVTLAIGICASIFCALVVTRFMVDFLVHRVGVSSILGLEMFGEKKFDFFQFRKPAFIGSWVIVLIGVISVVIHHDNILGKDFTGGDEMTVNYSQQIGTDQLMEVIEAQDLIDVTAHYQSLIGEDREVLKIQTPFDQARVTLEALQRAFPEAGFEEAGINQIGASVSKNIQWNALISVLTALAGILLYVALRFEVGYGVGAVVATIHDVLMTIGIFVICGELGLFVSGQFTAPMLAAILMIVGYSINDTIVAFDRIREELELNPGMDLRSIINLSISRVFSRTLLTSITTLLAAVSLYVFGAGVINDLAFVFIVGIITGTFSSIFIASPVFYWWHKGSRRHVEERQLTPKRYEWESQKEEA comes from the coding sequence ATGTCCGGAAACATTCTTTGGAAATTTCTACTCACCGCCGCCATTATTTTTTGGTGTGTGATGAGCATCACGCCCTTGCAGGATCGTCCTTTCGAGGATTACATCGTGTCTCAAGTCACGGCCGATCAGGCGGAGTTTACTGATGTGCTCCAGCGCGCGCAGGCTCGTGTGGATGCCGGGGACTCGCCGACGCTCTTTATTGCGTTACGCGATCTGGGGGTTGAGGAGGCGATTAATTACGCGAAGTTCTTTCCGCAGATCAATGTTGCCGATATCGCGAATCAGGATAAGCGCAACGACATTCTGCTCAAGCACATCTTGAAAAAGGCGCAGAGCCAGCTTCGCCTCGGTCTCGACCTGAAGGGCGGCGTGGGTGTGACGCTCAAGATTGATGAGTCTTCGCAGGCTGAACTCAATCAGTTTGAGCAAGCTGAGCAGCTTAAGGATGCGATTAGCATCATGGCCGAGCGTCTTGACGGTATGGGCGTGGCAGAGCCCGTCATCCGTGCCAGTGGTGATAACGCGATCGAGATCCAACTTGCTGGGCTGTCCACTAAGGATAATCCTGAGGTGATTGATGCAGTTAAAAAGCCTGCCCGTTTGGAATTTCGTGCCGTGCATCCTAGTCTGACTCCAGACACGACTCCAGCCAACCGTTATCCGGTCGGCTACGAAGTGCTGGCAGAAGAAATCGAAGATCATCGTTCCGGGGAAACTTATGAACGCCGCCAATTCGTGAAGCTCATTCCTGAGGCGACTGGCGAGATCGTTGACGATGCCTTTGCTTCGCAAACGCAAGCTGGCGGCTTCCAAATCAATCTTGTGATGACGAGTGAGGGCGCCGATATCTTCCGTTCGGTGACGGAGCGTATGGTCGGCCAGCCTTTGGCGATTGTTCTGGATGGCAAACTGTATTCCGCACCCACGATTCAAGGCGTGCTCTCGAAGAACGCTCAGATCACAGGTAACTTTTCGCAGCGTGAAGCGATTGAACTGGCCAATGTGTTGAATAATCCACTCGCCGTTGAATTACGCGTCGACGAAATGTATGAAGTCGGCCCAACGATGGCAGCCGGCGCACGTGATAGTTCGATCAGTGCGGCTCAGTGGGGTGCCATTGCGGTGGTTGGCTTCATGGTGGTTTATTATTTCCTCGGTGGCTTGGTCGCCGTGGTGTCGGCTTTGATTAATGTGGTGATTGTGCTAGGCGTGCTTGCCAGCCTTGGTGCTACTTTGACATTGCCAGGTGTGGCCGCTTTGGTGCTCACGCTTGGGATGGGTGTGGATGCGAATATTTTGATTTTCGAGCGTCTGCGTGAGGAGCTCCGCGCTGGTAAGAGTATCAAGAATGCGACTGCAGGTGCTTTTGAGAAGGTGACTTCGACCATTGTGGATGCTAATGTGACGACGCTGATCACTGCTTCGATTTTGATCTGGCTGGGCACGGGGCCCGTAAAGGGCTTCGGTGTGACGCTTGCGATTGGTATCTGTGCGTCGATATTCTGTGCCTTGGTCGTCACTCGCTTCATGGTCGACTTCCTGGTCCATCGTGTGGGTGTTTCCAGTATTCTCGGTCTTGAGATGTTTGGTGAGAAGAAGTTCGACTTCTTCCAATTCCGTAAGCCTGCATTTATTGGTTCATGGGTGATTGTGTTGATCGGTGTCATCAGTGTTGTGATTCATCATGATAACATCCTCGGTAAGGACTTTACTGGTGGTGACGAAATGACGGTCAACTACTCTCAGCAAATCGGGACTGACCAGTTAATGGAAGTCATCGAGGCGCAAGACTTGATCGATGTGACGGCACACTACCAAAGCCTCATCGGTGAAGACCGTGAAGTGCTCAAGATTCAAACACCTTTTGATCAAGCCCGTGTCACGCTGGAGGCATTGCAACGTGCCTTCCCGGAAGCAGGCTTCGAAGAGGCGGGCATCAATCAAATTGGTGCATCCGTTTCTAAGAACATTCAGTGGAACGCTCTAATTTCCGTGCTGACCGCGCTGGCTGGCATTTTGCTCTACGTTGCCTTGCGTTTCGAAGTCGGTTACGGTGTCGGTGCCGTGGTGGCGACGATTCACGACGTGCTGATGACGATCGGTATTTTTGTGATCTGCGGCGAGCTTGGCCTCTTTGTTAGCGGCCAGTTCACAGCGCCTATGCTTGCGGCGATTCTGATGATTGTCGGTTACTCGATCAATGATACCATTGTGGCCTTCGACCGTATTCGTGAGGAGTTGGAGCTCAATCCTGGCATGGATTTGCGTAGCATTATCAATCTTTCGATCAGCCGTGTGTTTTCGCGCACCTTGCTGACCAGTATCACGACCTTGTTGGCTGCGGTTTCGCTGTATGTCTTCGGCGCTGGTGTGATTAATGATTTAGCTTTCGTCTTTATCGTCGGTATTATCACCGGCACGTTCTCTTCGATTTTCATTGCGAGCCCCGTATTCTATTGGTGGCACAAGGGGAGTCGTCGTCACGTAGAGGAGCGTCAGCTTACACCAAAACGCTACGAGTGGGAGAGCCAGAAGGAAGAAGCCTAG
- the recJ gene encoding single-stranded-DNA-specific exonuclease RecJ: protein MLWTTIDIDEGAATALAERLGLSKVTAELLVQRGISTSEAAEQFLRPRLAQLDNPFEMVNLEAAVERIEQAIEQKESVVVFGDYDVDGVTSTVQLVSMLRTLELEPRYSVPRRLDEGYGLSRDAIDRIFDGEIPQLFIALDCGTNAHEPIAYLRGLGVDVIIVDHHQTKTQAPEGCIFVNPHVNDPEDAPWHDLCTAGLVFKLLHGLLKHRREAEDPRVEGIQLKDYLDLVAMGTVADLVPLHGENRILSWFGLRHLRANGRSGIRALAEVSGIDSGQEMASCDISFKIAPRINASGRLADASLPIELLLLEDYPECRKIAQELDEMNKERQSIERGIAKSAEERAAVEFAEEPGIVLFGEDWHPGVVGIVASRVSRHFHKPCVILGSEGDEAKGSGRSVASVNLVEVFQRCAHLLGHWGGHPMAAGVSMQASDVPAFTQCYLESLKLLYPDGLPEPSLSISAWLQPADLGESLLEELDRMHPFGQGNSEPVFGLKGVALEELPHVFGEGNFRFRMPAQAGARRGVAGIAWRLGNPPALGQRIDMAIRFSWNYWRENRYPQVTLVDWKPAHL from the coding sequence ATGCTCTGGACTACCATCGACATCGACGAGGGCGCTGCGACCGCATTGGCGGAGCGCCTCGGACTGTCGAAGGTGACTGCTGAGCTGCTGGTGCAACGGGGGATTTCGACCAGTGAGGCTGCGGAGCAATTTCTTCGTCCGCGGCTTGCTCAGTTGGATAATCCCTTTGAAATGGTGAATCTCGAAGCCGCCGTCGAGCGAATCGAGCAGGCCATTGAGCAGAAAGAGTCGGTTGTCGTATTCGGCGATTACGATGTGGATGGTGTCACCAGCACAGTGCAACTGGTCAGTATGTTGCGCACCCTGGAGCTGGAGCCGCGTTATTCGGTGCCTCGTCGTTTGGACGAAGGCTATGGGCTGAGTCGCGACGCCATTGATCGTATTTTTGATGGTGAGATTCCGCAGCTGTTTATCGCACTGGATTGTGGCACCAATGCGCACGAGCCGATCGCCTACTTGCGTGGGCTTGGGGTCGATGTGATTATCGTCGACCACCACCAGACCAAAACACAGGCACCGGAGGGTTGTATTTTCGTCAACCCGCACGTGAACGATCCGGAAGATGCACCATGGCACGACCTTTGCACTGCAGGGCTGGTGTTTAAGCTCTTGCACGGTTTGCTGAAGCATCGCCGTGAGGCGGAGGACCCGCGGGTCGAAGGTATTCAGCTTAAAGATTATCTCGATCTAGTCGCGATGGGCACGGTCGCGGACCTGGTGCCCCTGCATGGGGAAAATCGCATTCTATCATGGTTCGGGTTACGCCACTTGCGGGCGAATGGGCGCAGTGGTATTCGTGCGCTGGCTGAAGTTTCGGGCATCGACAGTGGGCAGGAGATGGCTAGTTGTGATATCTCTTTTAAAATAGCTCCTCGTATTAATGCCAGTGGTCGCCTCGCGGACGCGTCACTGCCGATCGAGTTACTCCTGTTGGAGGATTATCCTGAGTGTCGAAAAATCGCGCAGGAACTCGATGAGATGAATAAGGAGCGGCAGAGCATTGAGCGTGGCATCGCCAAGTCGGCGGAAGAGCGTGCAGCGGTCGAGTTTGCCGAGGAGCCAGGTATCGTCCTTTTTGGTGAGGATTGGCACCCCGGCGTGGTTGGGATTGTGGCCAGCCGTGTGAGTCGACATTTTCATAAGCCCTGTGTGATTCTCGGCTCCGAGGGAGACGAGGCGAAGGGATCCGGGCGTTCGGTTGCCTCCGTGAATTTAGTCGAGGTATTTCAACGCTGTGCGCACTTGCTGGGGCACTGGGGCGGACATCCCATGGCTGCAGGGGTTTCGATGCAGGCGAGTGATGTGCCTGCTTTTACGCAATGCTATCTTGAGAGCTTAAAGCTGCTTTATCCAGATGGCTTGCCCGAGCCTTCGTTGTCTATTTCTGCATGGTTGCAACCCGCCGATCTCGGAGAGTCGCTCTTGGAAGAGCTCGACCGTATGCATCCATTTGGGCAGGGCAATTCGGAGCCCGTCTTCGGCTTGAAGGGGGTCGCGCTGGAAGAGTTGCCGCATGTTTTCGGTGAAGGCAACTTTCGCTTTCGCATGCCCGCACAAGCTGGCGCCAGACGAGGTGTCGCTGGGATTGCCTGGCGTCTGGGAAATCCGCCGGCTCTTGGGCAGCGCATTGACATGGCTATACGCTTTTCTTGGAACTATTGGCGTGAAAATCGCTACCCACAAGTCACCCTAGTTGATTGGAAACCTGCACATTTATGA